A region of Athene noctua chromosome 12, bAthNoc1.hap1.1, whole genome shotgun sequence DNA encodes the following proteins:
- the HSPA4 gene encoding heat shock 70 kDa protein 4 isoform X3 has product MSVVGIDLGFQSCYVAVARAGGIETVANEYSDRSTPSCISFGPKNRSIGAAAKSQVISNAKNTVQSFKRFHGRAFSDPFVQAEKASLAYELVQLPTGSTGIKAMYMEEERNFTIEQVTGMLLTKLKETAENALKKPVVDCVVSVPSFYTDAERRSVMDATQIAGLNCLRLINETTAVALAYGIYKQDLPALEEKPRNVVFVDMGHSAYQVSVCAFNKGKLKVLATSFDTTLGGRKFDEMLVEYFCEEFGKKYKLDIKSKIRALLRLYQECEKLKKLMSANASDLPMNIECFMNDIDVSGTMNRSKFLEMCDGLLARVEPPLRSVLEQAKLKKEDIYAVEIIGGTTRIPAVKEKISKFFGKEVSTTLNADEAVARGCALQCAILSPAFKVREFSITDLIPYPISLRWNSPAEEGDCEVFPKNHAAPFSKVLTFYRKEPFTLEAYYSSPKELPYPDPAIAHFLVQKVTPQTDGSSSKVKVKVRINIHGIFSVSSASLVEVHKSDENEEPMETDQHAKEEETSQAESKDKKVDQPPQAKKAKVKTTTVDLPIENQLVWQIGKDMLNLFIENEGKMIMQDKLEKERNDAKNAVEEYVYDMRDKLCSVYEKFVSEDDRNSFTLKLEDTENWLYEDGEDQPKQIYIDKLTELKTLGQPIQARFQESEERPKAFEDLGKQIQQYMKTVHAFKAKDEQYDHLDEADVAKVEKSANEAMEWMNNKLNLQNKRSLTLDPVIKAKDIQAKTKELTSICNPIVTKPKPKVELPKEEQKPTEPNGPVEGQGEANSESPQGEQSAAPPPDKKLPEMDID; this is encoded by the exons GTTATTTCAAATGCAAAGAATACAGTACAAAGTTTTAAAAGATTTCATGGTCGTGCATTCTCAGATCCCTTTGTTCAAGCTGAAAAAGCAAGCCTTGCGTATGAACTTGTCCAGCTGCCAACGGGCTCAACTGGCATCAAG GCCATGTatatggaagaagaaagaaactttACTATTGAACAGGTGACAGGAATGCTTCTTACCAAATTAAAAGAGACCGCTGAGAATGCGCTTAAGAAGCCTGTAGTTGACTGTgttgtttct GTTCCTTCTTTCTacacagatgcagaaaggagATCTGTGATGGATGCTACACAAATTGCTGGTCTCAACTGTCTGAGGCTAATAAATGAAACAACTGCAG TTGCCCTTGCATATGGAATCTATAAGCAAGACCTGCCTGCCTTGGAAGAGAAGCCACGGAACGTTGTGTTTGTGGATATGGGGCACTCTGCATATCAAGTTTCTGTCTGTGCATTCAACAAAGGCAAACTGAAA GTTCTTGCTACATCATTTGATACAACACTTGGAGGCAGGAAGTTTGATGAGATGTTAGTTGAATACTTCTGTGAagaatttggaaagaaatataAACTAGACATAAAGTCAAAGATTCGTGCGTTGTTGAGGCTATACCAGGaatgtgaaaaactgaaaaaattgatGAGTGCTAATGCCTCTGATCTCCCGATGAACATAGAATGCTTCATGAATGACATAGATGTCTCTGGAACAATGAACAG AAGCAAATTTTTAGAGATGTGTGATGGGCTCCTTGCAAGAGTGGAACCACCCCTTCGCAGTGTGCTCGAGCAAGCCA AGTTAAAGAAGGAGGATATTTATGCAGTAGAGATAATTGGTGGTACCACAAGAATCCCTGCTGTTAAAGAGAAGATCAGTAAATTTTTTGGCAAAGAAGTCAGTACCACTTTGAATGCAGATGAGGCTGTTGCTCGAGGTTGTGCACTGCAG TGTGCTATTTTATCCCCGGCGTTCAAAGTGAGAGAATTTTCTATCACAGATTTGATACCGTATCCTATTTCTTTACGATGGAATTCACCAGCAGAGGAAGg TGACTGCGAGGTCTTTCCCAAGAACCATGCTGCTCCATTTTCTAAGGTCCTCACATTCTACAGAAAGGAACCTTTTACTCTCGAGGCCTACTACAGTTCTCCCAAGGAGCTGCCTTACCCAGATCCTGCTATAG CTCACTTCTTGGTTCAGAAGGTCACTCCTCAAACAGATGGATCCAGTTCGAAAGTGAAAGTCAAAGTTAGAATCAATATCCACGGCATCTTCAGTGTTTCAAGTGCATCTTTAGTGGAGGTTCATAAATCTGATGAGAATGAAGAGCCTATGGAAACAGATCAGCATGCAAAAGAGGAAGAG ACTTCTCAGGCTGAGTCAAAAGACAAGAAAGTGGATCAGCCACCTCAAGCCAAGAAGGCTAAAGTCAAGACTACCACAGTGGACCTCCCCATTGAGAATCAGCTGGTGTGGCAGATAGGGAAAGACATGCTGAACTTGTTCATTGAGAACGAG GGTAAAATGATAATGCAGGATAAACTAGAGAAAGAGAGGAACGATGCCAAGAATGCAGTGGAAGAGTACGTGTATGATATGAGAGACAAACTCTGCAGTGTTTATGAGAAATTCGTTAGTGAAGAT GATCGGAATAGCTTCACGCTGAAGCTGGAAGATACAGAAAACTGGCTTTATGAAGATGGTGAAGACCAACCCAAACAGATTTACATTGATAAACTGACGGAGTTGAAG ACTCTGGGTCAACCTATTCAGGCAAGATTTCAAGAATCGGAGGAAAGACCAAAAGCGTTTGAGGACTTAGGGAAGCAAATTCAACAGTACATGAAAACTGTTCATGCATTCAAAGCAAAG GATGAACAATACGACCATCTAGATGAAGCAGATGTAGCGAAAGTGGAGAAGAGTGCGAACGAAGCTATGGAGTGGATGAACAATAAACTCAATCTACAGAACAAGAGAAGTCTTACTTTGGACCCGGTTATAAAAGCTAAAGACATACAAGCTAAAACTAAA GAATTGACAAGTATTTGTAATCCTATAGtcaccaaacccaaacccaaagtGGAACTCCCCAAGGAGGAGCAGAAACCGACCGAACCCAACGGACCAGTagaagggcagggggaggccaACAGCGAGTCCCCCCAGGGTGAGCAgagtgctgccccccccccagacaaGAAGCTTCCAGAAATGGACATTGACTGA
- the HSPA4 gene encoding heat shock 70 kDa protein 4 isoform X2, translating to MSVVGIDLGFQSCYVAVARAGGIETVANEYSDRSTPSCISFGPKNRSIGAAAKSQVISNAKNTVQSFKRFHGRAFSDPFVQAEKASLAYELVQLPTGSTGIKAMYMEEERNFTIEQVTGMLLTKLKETAENALKKPVVDCVVSVPSFYTDAERRSVMDATQIAGLNCLRLINETTAVALAYGIYKQDLPALEEKPRNVVFVDMGHSAYQVSVCAFNKGKLKVLATSFDTTLGGRKFDEMLVEYFCEEFGKKYKLDIKSKIRALLRLYQECEKLKKLMSANASDLPMNIECFMNDIDVSGTMNRSKFLEMCDGLLARVEPPLRSVLEQAKLKKEDIYAVEIIGGTTRIPAVKEKISKFFGKEVSTTLNADEAVARGCALQCAILSPAFKVREFSITDLIPYPISLRWNSPAEEGLSDCEVFPKNHAAPFSKVLTFYRKEPFTLEAYYSSPKELPYPDPAIAHFLVQKVTPQTDGSSSKVKVKVRINIHGIFSVSSASLVEVHKSDENEEPMETDQHAKEEEDLVDKMQVDQEEQQKTEEQQQAQPENKAESEEMETSQAESKDKKVDQPPQAKKAKVKTTTVDLPIENQLVWQIGKDMLNLFIENEGKMIMQDKLEKERNDAKNAVEEYVYDMRDKLCSVYEKFVSEDDRNSFTLKLEDTENWLYEDGEDQPKQIYIDKLTELKTLGQPIQARFQESEERPKAFEDLGKQIQQYMKTVHAFKAKDEQYDHLDEADVAKVEKSANEAMEWMNNKLNLQNKRSLTLDPVIKAKDIQAKTKELTSICNPIVTKPKPKVELPKEEQKPTEPNGPVEGQGEANSESPQGEQSAAPPPDKKLPEMDID from the exons GTTATTTCAAATGCAAAGAATACAGTACAAAGTTTTAAAAGATTTCATGGTCGTGCATTCTCAGATCCCTTTGTTCAAGCTGAAAAAGCAAGCCTTGCGTATGAACTTGTCCAGCTGCCAACGGGCTCAACTGGCATCAAG GCCATGTatatggaagaagaaagaaactttACTATTGAACAGGTGACAGGAATGCTTCTTACCAAATTAAAAGAGACCGCTGAGAATGCGCTTAAGAAGCCTGTAGTTGACTGTgttgtttct GTTCCTTCTTTCTacacagatgcagaaaggagATCTGTGATGGATGCTACACAAATTGCTGGTCTCAACTGTCTGAGGCTAATAAATGAAACAACTGCAG TTGCCCTTGCATATGGAATCTATAAGCAAGACCTGCCTGCCTTGGAAGAGAAGCCACGGAACGTTGTGTTTGTGGATATGGGGCACTCTGCATATCAAGTTTCTGTCTGTGCATTCAACAAAGGCAAACTGAAA GTTCTTGCTACATCATTTGATACAACACTTGGAGGCAGGAAGTTTGATGAGATGTTAGTTGAATACTTCTGTGAagaatttggaaagaaatataAACTAGACATAAAGTCAAAGATTCGTGCGTTGTTGAGGCTATACCAGGaatgtgaaaaactgaaaaaattgatGAGTGCTAATGCCTCTGATCTCCCGATGAACATAGAATGCTTCATGAATGACATAGATGTCTCTGGAACAATGAACAG AAGCAAATTTTTAGAGATGTGTGATGGGCTCCTTGCAAGAGTGGAACCACCCCTTCGCAGTGTGCTCGAGCAAGCCA AGTTAAAGAAGGAGGATATTTATGCAGTAGAGATAATTGGTGGTACCACAAGAATCCCTGCTGTTAAAGAGAAGATCAGTAAATTTTTTGGCAAAGAAGTCAGTACCACTTTGAATGCAGATGAGGCTGTTGCTCGAGGTTGTGCACTGCAG TGTGCTATTTTATCCCCGGCGTTCAAAGTGAGAGAATTTTCTATCACAGATTTGATACCGTATCCTATTTCTTTACGATGGAATTCACCAGCAGAGGAAGggttaag TGACTGCGAGGTCTTTCCCAAGAACCATGCTGCTCCATTTTCTAAGGTCCTCACATTCTACAGAAAGGAACCTTTTACTCTCGAGGCCTACTACAGTTCTCCCAAGGAGCTGCCTTACCCAGATCCTGCTATAG CTCACTTCTTGGTTCAGAAGGTCACTCCTCAAACAGATGGATCCAGTTCGAAAGTGAAAGTCAAAGTTAGAATCAATATCCACGGCATCTTCAGTGTTTCAAGTGCATCTTTAGTGGAGGTTCATAAATCTGATGAGAATGAAGAGCCTATGGAAACAGATCAGCATGCAAAAGAGGAAGAG GATTTAGTAGAC AAGATGCAAGTAGACCAGGAAGAGCAACAAAAGACTGAAGAACAACAGCAGGCCCAACCTGAAAATAAGGCAGAGTCTGAAGAAATGGAG ACTTCTCAGGCTGAGTCAAAAGACAAGAAAGTGGATCAGCCACCTCAAGCCAAGAAGGCTAAAGTCAAGACTACCACAGTGGACCTCCCCATTGAGAATCAGCTGGTGTGGCAGATAGGGAAAGACATGCTGAACTTGTTCATTGAGAACGAG GGTAAAATGATAATGCAGGATAAACTAGAGAAAGAGAGGAACGATGCCAAGAATGCAGTGGAAGAGTACGTGTATGATATGAGAGACAAACTCTGCAGTGTTTATGAGAAATTCGTTAGTGAAGAT GATCGGAATAGCTTCACGCTGAAGCTGGAAGATACAGAAAACTGGCTTTATGAAGATGGTGAAGACCAACCCAAACAGATTTACATTGATAAACTGACGGAGTTGAAG ACTCTGGGTCAACCTATTCAGGCAAGATTTCAAGAATCGGAGGAAAGACCAAAAGCGTTTGAGGACTTAGGGAAGCAAATTCAACAGTACATGAAAACTGTTCATGCATTCAAAGCAAAG GATGAACAATACGACCATCTAGATGAAGCAGATGTAGCGAAAGTGGAGAAGAGTGCGAACGAAGCTATGGAGTGGATGAACAATAAACTCAATCTACAGAACAAGAGAAGTCTTACTTTGGACCCGGTTATAAAAGCTAAAGACATACAAGCTAAAACTAAA GAATTGACAAGTATTTGTAATCCTATAGtcaccaaacccaaacccaaagtGGAACTCCCCAAGGAGGAGCAGAAACCGACCGAACCCAACGGACCAGTagaagggcagggggaggccaACAGCGAGTCCCCCCAGGGTGAGCAgagtgctgccccccccccagacaaGAAGCTTCCAGAAATGGACATTGACTGA
- the HSPA4 gene encoding heat shock 70 kDa protein 4 isoform X1 — MSVVGIDLGFQSCYVAVARAGGIETVANEYSDRSTPSCISFGPKNRSIGAAAKSQVISNAKNTVQSFKRFHGRAFSDPFVQAEKASLAYELVQLPTGSTGIKAMYMEEERNFTIEQVTGMLLTKLKETAENALKKPVVDCVVSVPSFYTDAERRSVMDATQIAGLNCLRLINETTAVALAYGIYKQDLPALEEKPRNVVFVDMGHSAYQVSVCAFNKGKLKVLATSFDTTLGGRKFDEMLVEYFCEEFGKKYKLDIKSKIRALLRLYQECEKLKKLMSANASDLPMNIECFMNDIDVSGTMNRSKFLEMCDGLLARVEPPLRSVLEQAKLKKEDIYAVEIIGGTTRIPAVKEKISKFFGKEVSTTLNADEAVARGCALQCAILSPAFKVREFSITDLIPYPISLRWNSPAEEGLSDCEVFPKNHAAPFSKVLTFYRKEPFTLEAYYSSPKELPYPDPAIAHFLVQKVTPQTDGSSSKVKVKVRINIHGIFSVSSASLVEVHKSDENEEPMETDQHAKEEEKMQVDQEEQQKTEEQQQAQPENKAESEEMETSQAESKDKKVDQPPQAKKAKVKTTTVDLPIENQLVWQIGKDMLNLFIENEGKMIMQDKLEKERNDAKNAVEEYVYDMRDKLCSVYEKFVSEDDRNSFTLKLEDTENWLYEDGEDQPKQIYIDKLTELKTLGQPIQARFQESEERPKAFEDLGKQIQQYMKTVHAFKAKDEQYDHLDEADVAKVEKSANEAMEWMNNKLNLQNKRSLTLDPVIKAKDIQAKTKELTSICNPIVTKPKPKVELPKEEQKPTEPNGPVEGQGEANSESPQGEQSAAPPPDKKLPEMDID; from the exons GTTATTTCAAATGCAAAGAATACAGTACAAAGTTTTAAAAGATTTCATGGTCGTGCATTCTCAGATCCCTTTGTTCAAGCTGAAAAAGCAAGCCTTGCGTATGAACTTGTCCAGCTGCCAACGGGCTCAACTGGCATCAAG GCCATGTatatggaagaagaaagaaactttACTATTGAACAGGTGACAGGAATGCTTCTTACCAAATTAAAAGAGACCGCTGAGAATGCGCTTAAGAAGCCTGTAGTTGACTGTgttgtttct GTTCCTTCTTTCTacacagatgcagaaaggagATCTGTGATGGATGCTACACAAATTGCTGGTCTCAACTGTCTGAGGCTAATAAATGAAACAACTGCAG TTGCCCTTGCATATGGAATCTATAAGCAAGACCTGCCTGCCTTGGAAGAGAAGCCACGGAACGTTGTGTTTGTGGATATGGGGCACTCTGCATATCAAGTTTCTGTCTGTGCATTCAACAAAGGCAAACTGAAA GTTCTTGCTACATCATTTGATACAACACTTGGAGGCAGGAAGTTTGATGAGATGTTAGTTGAATACTTCTGTGAagaatttggaaagaaatataAACTAGACATAAAGTCAAAGATTCGTGCGTTGTTGAGGCTATACCAGGaatgtgaaaaactgaaaaaattgatGAGTGCTAATGCCTCTGATCTCCCGATGAACATAGAATGCTTCATGAATGACATAGATGTCTCTGGAACAATGAACAG AAGCAAATTTTTAGAGATGTGTGATGGGCTCCTTGCAAGAGTGGAACCACCCCTTCGCAGTGTGCTCGAGCAAGCCA AGTTAAAGAAGGAGGATATTTATGCAGTAGAGATAATTGGTGGTACCACAAGAATCCCTGCTGTTAAAGAGAAGATCAGTAAATTTTTTGGCAAAGAAGTCAGTACCACTTTGAATGCAGATGAGGCTGTTGCTCGAGGTTGTGCACTGCAG TGTGCTATTTTATCCCCGGCGTTCAAAGTGAGAGAATTTTCTATCACAGATTTGATACCGTATCCTATTTCTTTACGATGGAATTCACCAGCAGAGGAAGggttaag TGACTGCGAGGTCTTTCCCAAGAACCATGCTGCTCCATTTTCTAAGGTCCTCACATTCTACAGAAAGGAACCTTTTACTCTCGAGGCCTACTACAGTTCTCCCAAGGAGCTGCCTTACCCAGATCCTGCTATAG CTCACTTCTTGGTTCAGAAGGTCACTCCTCAAACAGATGGATCCAGTTCGAAAGTGAAAGTCAAAGTTAGAATCAATATCCACGGCATCTTCAGTGTTTCAAGTGCATCTTTAGTGGAGGTTCATAAATCTGATGAGAATGAAGAGCCTATGGAAACAGATCAGCATGCAAAAGAGGAAGAG AAGATGCAAGTAGACCAGGAAGAGCAACAAAAGACTGAAGAACAACAGCAGGCCCAACCTGAAAATAAGGCAGAGTCTGAAGAAATGGAG ACTTCTCAGGCTGAGTCAAAAGACAAGAAAGTGGATCAGCCACCTCAAGCCAAGAAGGCTAAAGTCAAGACTACCACAGTGGACCTCCCCATTGAGAATCAGCTGGTGTGGCAGATAGGGAAAGACATGCTGAACTTGTTCATTGAGAACGAG GGTAAAATGATAATGCAGGATAAACTAGAGAAAGAGAGGAACGATGCCAAGAATGCAGTGGAAGAGTACGTGTATGATATGAGAGACAAACTCTGCAGTGTTTATGAGAAATTCGTTAGTGAAGAT GATCGGAATAGCTTCACGCTGAAGCTGGAAGATACAGAAAACTGGCTTTATGAAGATGGTGAAGACCAACCCAAACAGATTTACATTGATAAACTGACGGAGTTGAAG ACTCTGGGTCAACCTATTCAGGCAAGATTTCAAGAATCGGAGGAAAGACCAAAAGCGTTTGAGGACTTAGGGAAGCAAATTCAACAGTACATGAAAACTGTTCATGCATTCAAAGCAAAG GATGAACAATACGACCATCTAGATGAAGCAGATGTAGCGAAAGTGGAGAAGAGTGCGAACGAAGCTATGGAGTGGATGAACAATAAACTCAATCTACAGAACAAGAGAAGTCTTACTTTGGACCCGGTTATAAAAGCTAAAGACATACAAGCTAAAACTAAA GAATTGACAAGTATTTGTAATCCTATAGtcaccaaacccaaacccaaagtGGAACTCCCCAAGGAGGAGCAGAAACCGACCGAACCCAACGGACCAGTagaagggcagggggaggccaACAGCGAGTCCCCCCAGGGTGAGCAgagtgctgccccccccccagacaaGAAGCTTCCAGAAATGGACATTGACTGA